In one Lolium rigidum isolate FL_2022 chromosome 3, APGP_CSIRO_Lrig_0.1, whole genome shotgun sequence genomic region, the following are encoded:
- the LOC124700321 gene encoding inactive beta-amylase 9-like, whose amino-acid sequence MRLFVGLPADVVSCDGAAVSRPRAIKAGLRALKLLGVDGVELPVSWAVVQPGSEERFEWTGYLAVAGLVRDAGLSLRVSLLTHGRGATLPDEVVDASAEPVPDPVTTASDTVAGAHTTNTESIADSGTTLRDTALPGWVADALAADPDILFTDRSGNRRKECLSFAVDDLPVLAGKSPLQAYEAFFRSFADAFLDFLGSTVTDVTVSLGPDGELRYPSYPPGCDRADGYAGDGEFQCYDKHMLARLKQHADSSGRPLWGLAGPHDAPRYDDPPESSGFFRGSWQTEYGSFFLSWYAGELLAHGDRVLAAATRVFFGKQIELSAKVPFLRRRSRPAEATAGLHGGYGQVAEMFARHDCTVLVSGTMDAVAGSEAEEVLAQIKDACTEHGARLAYENASLVVATDGAGPAGVWGGLLTADRTRPCHLTYQRMGAEFFSPDHWPLFVQFARDLEFPEEAHEDDLPADGGQLAPLSGRVEQGAEKEAQLA is encoded by the exons ATGAGGCTCTTTGTCGGCCTCCCCGCGGACGTGGTCTCCTGCGACGGGGCCGCGGTGAGCCGGCCCCGGGCCATCAAGGCGGGGCTGCGCGCGCTCAAGCTGCTcggcgtcgacggcgtcgagctgcCCGTGTCTTGGGCCGTCGTGCAGCCCGGATCGGAGGAGCGGTTCGAGTGGACTGGgtacctcgccgtcgccggcttggtccgcGACGCCGGGCTCAGCCTCCGGGTCTCGCTCCTCACACACGGTCGCGGCGCCACGCTCCCCGATGAAGTCGTTGACGCTAGCGCCGAACCGGTACCTGACCCAGTTACGACTGCCTCCGACACGGTGGCTGGCGCTCACACCACCAATACAGAGTCGATCGCTGACTCCGGCACCACGCTCCGCGACACTGCTCTCCCCGGCTGGGTCGCTGACGCGCTCGCCGCCGACCCGGACATCCTCTTTACCGACCGCTCTGGCAATCGCCGCAAGGAATGTCTCTCTTTCGCCGTCGACGACCTACCGGTGCTCGCCGGGAAGTCGCCGCTGCAGGCATACGAGGCCTTCTTCCGCAGCTTCGCCGACGCCTTCCTGGACTTCTTGGGCTCTACCGTTACC GACGTGACGGTCAGCCTGGGTCCCGATGGCGAGCTCCGGTACCCGTCGTACCCGCCGGGATGCGATCGCGCGGACGGCTACGCGGGCGACGGCGAGTTCCAGTGCTACGACAAGCACATGCTAGCGCGGCTGAAACAGCACGCCGACTCGTCGGGCCGGCCGCTGTGGGGCctggcgggcccacacgacgcgccgCGGTACGACGACCCGCCGGAGTCCTCGGGCTTCTTCAGGGGCTCGTGGCAGACCGAGTACGGCAGCTTCTTCCTCTCGTGGTACGCCGGGGAGCTCCTGGCGCACGGTGACCGCGTCCTGGCCGCGGCCACCAGGGTGTTCTTCGGCAAGCAGATCGAGCTGTCCGCCAAGGTGCCATTCCTGCGTCGCCGGTCGCGCCCCGCGGAGGCCACCGCCGGCCTGCACGGAGGGTACGGCCAGGTGGCCGAGATGTTCGCGCGGCACGATTGCACGGTGCTCGTGTCCGGTACGATGGACGCCGTCGCCGGGTCAGAGGCAGAGGAGGTCCTGGCCCAGATCAAGGACGCCTGCACGGAGCACGGCGCTCGGCTCGCGTACGAGAACGCGTCGCTCGTCGTAGCCACCGATGGCGCCGGCCCCGCCGGTGTCTGGGGCGGCCTGCTGACCGCCGACCGCACCCGGCCGTGCCACTTGACGTACCAGCGGATGGGCGCGGAGTTCTTCTCGCCGGACCACTGGCCCCTGTTCGTGCAGTTCGCGCGAGACCTGGAGTTCCCCGAGGAGGCGCACGAGGACGATCTGCCGGCCGACGGCGGCCAGTTGGCACCTCTCTCCGGCCGCGTGGAACAGGGCGCCGAGAAAGAGGCGCAACTAGCTTGA